In a genomic window of Sulfurisphaera tokodaii str. 7:
- a CDS encoding iron-containing alcohol dehydrogenase, whose product MFKLQYPKTQVIYGNDALEWLSSVKSSKVAIVTTRSLLNSKLLSNILSLIKGDVIEGPRQHTPEEDVDKLARALSNYDTVIGLGGGSIIDGIKITFRGYYIAVPTTFAGAEHTQSGGFTSEGLKKSKIGKDIDVIILDPRATLETPKWLLLASGVRAIDHAIEALYSKDSNPFTDSLAIEGFKKLIRCLKDLDSLENRGLCQIGAWLSSLTMRYVRMGISHVFGYVYGPRYNIPHGITSCISLPHAIKLNYEIAKNKLREIEINDTPLYEFMERFLASLGIRKKLSEYAKLEDALRYVDVFVNLVNNSGNPIKIDIETAKKFIDEVY is encoded by the coding sequence GTGTTTAAGTTACAGTATCCTAAAACCCAAGTTATCTACGGTAATGATGCTCTCGAGTGGTTAAGCAGTGTAAAAAGTAGTAAAGTAGCTATAGTTACAACTAGAAGTTTACTGAATAGTAAACTATTATCAAACATATTAAGCTTAATTAAGGGTGATGTTATTGAAGGACCCAGACAACATACCCCAGAAGAGGATGTAGATAAATTAGCCAGAGCTCTCTCAAATTACGATACTGTTATAGGTTTGGGTGGGGGGAGTATAATTGATGGTATAAAAATAACCTTTCGGGGATATTATATAGCAGTACCTACAACATTTGCTGGAGCAGAGCATACGCAATCTGGAGGTTTTACGTCAGAAGGGTTAAAGAAAAGTAAAATTGGAAAGGATATTGATGTGATAATTTTAGACCCAAGGGCTACATTAGAGACTCCTAAATGGTTACTTTTAGCGTCTGGAGTTAGGGCTATAGATCACGCAATAGAAGCCTTATATTCCAAAGATTCAAATCCATTTACAGATTCATTAGCAATTGAGGGATTTAAGAAATTAATAAGATGTTTAAAAGATCTGGATTCACTAGAGAATAGAGGATTATGTCAAATTGGAGCTTGGTTATCTTCACTAACAATGAGATATGTAAGGATGGGAATAAGTCATGTCTTTGGATACGTATATGGTCCAAGATATAACATTCCGCATGGTATCACTTCTTGTATTTCTCTTCCTCATGCAATAAAGCTAAACTATGAAATTGCTAAAAATAAATTACGAGAAATCGAAATTAATGATACTCCTTTATATGAATTTATGGAAAGATTTTTGGCTAGTTTAGGTATAAGGAAAAAACTCAGTGAATATGCTAAGCTAGAAGATGCCTTAAGGTACGTTGATGTATTTGTGAATTTAGTTAATAATAGTGGCAATCCAATAAAAATTGATATTGAAACTGCTAAGAAATTCATTGATGAGGTTTACTAA
- a CDS encoding type II toxin-antitoxin system VapC family toxin → MAVIDASVVIKWFANENYSKEALILKEAYVKGLEDLSAPCILPFEVLNGLKYTYSLGEKELEEVGKILSDFQITLYGFEDMLDEMVSLSLRYGITIYDAAYIALGKVLNDKVYTADENLIRKVKELPFVVHIKDYKQQ, encoded by the coding sequence TTGGCAGTTATAGATGCTTCAGTTGTAATAAAATGGTTTGCTAATGAAAATTATAGTAAAGAAGCCTTAATTCTTAAGGAGGCATATGTGAAAGGTTTAGAGGATTTATCTGCACCTTGTATTCTCCCCTTTGAAGTGCTAAACGGATTAAAATATACTTATAGTCTGGGAGAAAAAGAACTGGAAGAAGTAGGTAAAATTTTATCCGATTTTCAGATAACACTTTATGGCTTCGAGGACATGTTAGACGAAATGGTTTCCTTATCTCTTAGATACGGTATAACAATATATGACGCCGCCTATATAGCATTGGGTAAGGTTCTAAATGATAAAGTTTATACTGCTGATGAAAACCTAATTAGAAAAGTCAAAGAATTACCTTTCGTAGTTCACATAAAAGATTATAAACAACAATAG
- a CDS encoding PIN domain-containing protein translates to MRVVVDTGVLVEVLEGSELGEKFIQLVSRGKLEPIITNLTLIELTYVICRRYGTDKARELIMKLLDSGYFKLVNALDFADEIVKVKCNNSLSIIDASVIATAKGLGITALFKMEKELKDKKIDNLIFIENLINI, encoded by the coding sequence ATGAGAGTAGTAGTTGATACTGGAGTATTGGTTGAGGTTTTAGAAGGCTCTGAACTCGGAGAGAAATTTATCCAGTTAGTCAGTAGAGGGAAATTAGAACCTATAATCACTAATTTAACTCTAATTGAGTTAACTTATGTTATATGTAGAAGATATGGGACGGATAAAGCCAGAGAACTAATTATGAAACTTTTAGATTCAGGTTATTTCAAGTTAGTTAACGCATTAGATTTTGCCGACGAGATTGTTAAAGTAAAGTGTAATAATTCTCTTTCTATAATTGATGCGTCAGTTATTGCTACGGCTAAGGGGCTCGGGATTACTGCATTGTTTAAAATGGAAAAAGAGTTAAAAGATAAAAAAATAGATAATTTAATATTTATTGAAAATCTTATTAATATTTAA
- a CDS encoding MFS transporter: protein MTENRNSLILASIILVLMTVSARSVNNMVTTTVPLLGKYVLSLPDSIVGLLSTVMFAFTFLSTSYLNPRLNAQFRRKVFIASNVIIALSLILFSYSNVITIWIISALAGLVFGFIMPNLVTAASLTKDRRSAERLLSLYSTSLSLSLIIGPALESYLLTMFNYRQIFLWFLPLAILGTIISFNIKFPDVKREESGISVLKNKGLIASILSITTYNVPFAAFTTFLAILAKERFDLSNFEAYSVFLPFYIISFLTRLSMTIRPFRDLRLPLLVSILITIAGLIGILYAPSYSLFLVVIALLGIPHGSIFPMSTIMISRATRIEERNAVNSYFLAYNNILFLLVPAIIGFIAIFIGLTLAITLLVIPVVLSSILFFKMFWNDEITR, encoded by the coding sequence ATGACTGAAAATAGAAATAGCTTGATCTTAGCTTCGATTATTTTAGTCCTTATGACAGTATCAGCAAGATCAGTAAACAATATGGTAACCACAACAGTACCACTTCTGGGAAAATATGTTCTCTCTTTACCAGATTCTATAGTTGGACTTTTATCCACAGTCATGTTCGCCTTTACTTTTCTTTCAACATCTTATCTTAATCCTAGATTAAACGCACAATTTAGAAGAAAAGTGTTTATAGCTTCTAATGTAATAATAGCACTCTCATTAATCTTATTTAGTTATTCAAACGTTATAACTATTTGGATTATTTCAGCATTAGCCGGTTTAGTTTTTGGCTTTATAATGCCAAACCTCGTCACAGCAGCTAGTTTAACAAAGGATAGGAGATCGGCAGAGAGATTATTATCGCTTTATTCTACAAGTTTAAGCCTAAGTCTAATAATAGGCCCAGCTCTGGAGTCTTACTTATTGACAATGTTTAACTACAGACAAATTTTCCTTTGGTTCTTACCATTAGCTATCCTAGGAACAATAATTTCCTTTAACATAAAATTCCCTGATGTAAAAAGAGAAGAATCTGGAATTTCTGTGCTTAAAAATAAGGGATTAATTGCATCTATTTTATCAATAACTACCTATAATGTACCGTTTGCAGCATTTACAACATTCTTAGCAATTTTAGCAAAAGAAAGGTTTGACTTATCTAACTTTGAGGCTTACTCTGTCTTTTTACCTTTCTATATTATATCATTTTTAACTAGGTTGTCAATGACTATAAGACCATTTAGGGATTTAAGACTACCGTTATTAGTTTCAATACTTATTACCATAGCTGGTCTAATAGGTATACTATATGCACCTTCATACTCTCTGTTTCTAGTCGTAATAGCACTATTAGGAATTCCTCACGGTTCAATATTCCCGATGTCTACAATAATGATAAGTAGGGCTACAAGGATAGAAGAAAGAAACGCTGTAAACTCCTACTTCTTAGCGTATAACAATATATTATTCCTTTTAGTTCCAGCTATTATTGGTTTTATAGCAATCTTCATAGGCTTAACATTAGCAATTACTTTACTAGTAATTCCAGTAGTTTTGTCGTCAATACTCTTCTTTAAGATGTTCTGGAATGATGAGATCACACGATGA
- a CDS encoding ATP-binding cassette domain-containing protein: MLKYECLSVKGKLNCFSLEIKEDSGILGQRDSGKEEIINATFKLTKDFSGRILLDDIDITRYNEEIYWTKISVIFYDPMKLFNPIYDIASHFIEIGISHGIENEEAILETAEEILKILGMKKEVLFSYPNQLKPLELKKTALALASFLEPEYIFIDDIEYNLSTLEIELLINSILDLKETFNMKLIVFDNDPAVISRLTDYVVVLYRGEIVEEGYNVIEYPYHPYTIDLIRGELKGKNLIGKGCIYSENCRFSTLNCKNITPKLVDLGGRRLKCLGFPW; the protein is encoded by the coding sequence ATGTTAAAGTACGAATGTTTAAGCGTAAAAGGAAAGTTAAACTGTTTCTCACTTGAGATTAAAGAAGATTCTGGAATATTAGGACAAAGGGATAGTGGTAAGGAAGAAATAATAAATGCTACTTTTAAGTTGACAAAAGATTTTAGTGGACGAATTCTCTTAGATGACATAGATATTACAAGATACAATGAAGAGATATATTGGACTAAAATTTCTGTTATATTTTATGATCCAATGAAATTATTTAATCCGATCTACGATATAGCATCACACTTTATTGAAATTGGGATAAGCCATGGAATTGAAAATGAAGAGGCTATTTTAGAGACTGCTGAAGAGATTTTAAAAATATTGGGCATGAAGAAAGAGGTACTTTTCTCTTATCCGAATCAGTTAAAACCATTAGAATTAAAGAAGACAGCATTAGCATTAGCTTCATTTCTTGAACCAGAATATATCTTCATAGATGATATTGAATATAATTTAAGCACTTTAGAAATAGAACTTCTAATTAACTCTATTTTGGATTTAAAAGAGACATTCAATATGAAACTTATTGTTTTTGATAACGATCCAGCAGTTATATCTAGATTAACTGACTATGTTGTAGTTCTTTATAGGGGTGAAATAGTAGAAGAGGGATACAATGTGATTGAATATCCTTATCATCCGTATACAATAGATTTAATTAGAGGTGAATTGAAAGGAAAAAACCTAATTGGGAAAGGATGTATATATAGTGAAAATTGTAGGTTTTCAACTCTCAATTGTAAAAACATTACTCCAAAGCTAGTTGATCTAGGAGGTAGAAGGTTAAAATGTTTGGGATTCCCATGGTAA
- a CDS encoding ABC transporter permease subunit has translation MKSSYLLYISIILLILGLIISFISIESKQIMLFYYNESNIAYPQPGWQDYYWSVLVYGNPNATIITFNETIFLKNVTIYHFNTTTRYVYIVHGYIQPYAYLSPFSLFLVLTASFIGFKGTTLFFQSRILGEELTKGYAVGGSLYRYVLKRFSSFLISIILVITVVIILESLHGRNIIKTIYDMSLFNLGNSSYFGISVTSLVLTALAYTSLLLGISFALTVYLSAFLSIYSLTNRRLRNIIDKWKYIGTALASWVLSIIVIYLLHFFLDIFPYGTPKENIFPYLFMPLISLFFPYVGIFSNRLLSNVKSIPANYKGLKETILIYRHLLGNVTVVMLSSISSAFIEMLLAEMLVEGIFLWPGLGELLKIAIFHGDYKIVEGVMVLYSTIALLSNLITDIIYGVMDPRVTR, from the coding sequence GTGAAAAGCTCATATTTACTTTATATTTCTATAATTCTCTTAATACTAGGTTTAATTATTTCGTTTATTTCGATAGAATCTAAACAAATTATGCTCTTTTATTATAATGAGAGTAATATCGCTTATCCACAACCAGGATGGCAAGACTATTATTGGAGTGTGTTAGTATATGGAAATCCGAACGCTACAATAATTACCTTCAATGAGACTATATTTCTAAAGAATGTTACCATATATCATTTTAATACAACGACAAGATACGTGTATATTGTACATGGTTATATACAACCATATGCATATCTTTCTCCATTTTCCCTTTTTTTAGTATTAACAGCCTCATTTATTGGATTTAAAGGAACAACTTTATTCTTCCAATCAAGAATACTAGGAGAAGAGCTAACAAAAGGTTACGCTGTAGGAGGTTCCTTATATAGATACGTGCTCAAAAGATTTTCCAGCTTCCTAATCTCTATTATTCTAGTAATAACTGTAGTTATTATACTCGAATCGCTTCATGGAAGAAATATAATAAAAACTATTTATGACATGAGTTTATTTAATTTAGGTAACAGTTCATATTTTGGAATTTCAGTTACTAGCCTAGTTTTAACAGCCTTAGCTTATACTTCTTTACTTCTAGGAATCTCCTTTGCACTAACTGTATATTTAAGTGCATTTCTTTCAATTTATAGTTTGACCAATAGGAGGCTAAGAAATATTATTGATAAATGGAAATACATTGGTACCGCATTAGCATCATGGGTACTATCAATAATAGTAATTTACCTTTTACATTTCTTCCTCGACATTTTCCCTTATGGTACTCCAAAAGAGAATATATTCCCGTATTTATTCATGCCACTCATATCCTTATTTTTCCCCTATGTAGGAATATTTAGTAATAGACTTCTATCTAATGTAAAAAGTATTCCAGCTAATTACAAGGGATTAAAAGAAACCATCCTAATTTATAGGCATTTACTAGGTAATGTGACGGTAGTAATGTTATCATCAATATCCTCAGCATTTATTGAAATGTTACTTGCTGAAATGCTAGTTGAAGGAATATTCTTATGGCCAGGTTTAGGTGAGTTATTAAAAATAGCCATATTTCATGGGGACTATAAAATAGTAGAAGGAGTGATGGTACTCTATTCTACTATTGCTCTGTTATCTAATCTGATAACTGACATTATTTATGGTGTTATGGATCCAAGGGTGACTAGGTAA